Proteins encoded together in one Salvelinus namaycush isolate Seneca chromosome 26, SaNama_1.0, whole genome shotgun sequence window:
- the LOC120021608 gene encoding delta-aminolevulinic acid dehydratase-like, translating into MQPVDSLLHSGYFHATLRCWQSCASDLRPENLIYPIFVTDNPDAVEPIASLPGQARYGVNKLEGMLRPLVEKGLKCVLIFGVPAKIAKDERGSGADTGDTPAVLAVKKISSLFPDLLMACDVCLCPYTSHGHCGILREDGTLDNGASCQRLAEVALAYARAGCHIIAPSDMMDGRVGAIKQSLMSNDMGNKVSVLSYSAKFASCYYGPFRDAAQSTPAFGDRRCYQLPPGARGLALRAVDRDVKEGADMLMVKPGLPYLDIVREVKDKHPNHPLAVYNVSGEFAMLWHGAQAGAFDLRTAVLESMTAFRRAGADIIITYYAPQLLTWLKE; encoded by the exons ATGCAGCCGGTCGATTCTCTCCTCCACAGTGGCTATTTTCACGCAACACTCAGATGCTGGCAGAGCTGCGCCTCAGACTTGAGACCTGAGAATCTTATTTACCCCATCTTCGTCAC TGACAATCCTGATGCTGTGGAGCCCATCGCTAGTCTACCAGGCCAGGCCAG ATATGGAGTGAATAAACTGGAAGGCATGCTACGCCCCCTTGTGGAGAAAGGCTTGAAGTGTGTGCTGATTTTCGGCGTGCCTGCCAAAATCGCTAAG GATGAGAGGGGTTCGGGTGCAGACACAGGTGATACTCCGGCAGTATTGGCTGTGAAGAAGATAAGCTCTCTTTTCCCTGACCTGCTGATGGCCTGTGACGTCTGCCTCTGTCCCTACACCTCACATGGACACTGTG GAATCTTGCGGGAGGATGGCACTCTGGACAATGGTGCCAGTTGCCAGCGTCTGGCAGAAGTGGCATTGGCCTACGCCCGTGCTG GCTGTCACATCATTGCACCCTCTGATATGATGGATGGGCGAGTGGGAGCCATCAAACAATCACTGATGTCCAATGACATGGGCAACAAG GTTTCAGTACTAAGCTACAGTGCTAAATTTGCTTCCTGTTACTATGGTCCCTTCAG agATGCAGCACAGTCCACACCAGCATTTGGAGACAGGCGTTGTTATCAGCTGCCACCTGGTGCAAGGGGCCTGGCACTGCGAGCTGTG GACAGAGATGTCAAGGAGGGGGCAGATATGCTGATGGTGAAGCCAGGACTGCCCTATCTGGACATAGTGAGGGAGGTCAAAGATAAG CACCCCAATCACCCATTGGCGGTGTATAACGTGTCAGGGGAGTTTGCCATGCTGTGGCATGGAGCTCAGGCTGGAGCCTTTGACCTGCGCACCGCTGTACTGGAATCTATGACCGCCTTCCGCAGGGCAG GTGCTGACATCATCATCACCTACTACGCACCTCAACTGCTCACCTGGCTGAAAGAGTAA
- the LOC120021609 gene encoding transmembrane protein 203-like, with product MLFSLRELVQWLGFATFELFLHLGALLVFSVLVALRADLFAPGMSWWLVFVPLFAADGLSTYFTAIVSIRLYQENEKRLAVLRLLWVLMVLGLKLVCEVLLCQKLVEQEQARDLGFGPIVSPLFILLQLLMIRSCRVN from the coding sequence ATGCTGTTCTCCCTGCGGGAGCTGGTCCAATGGCTGGGCTTTGCCACGTTCGAGCTCTTCCTCCACCTGGGGGCTCTGCTGGTCTTCAGTGTGCTAGTAGCACTGCGGGCTGACCTGTTTGCCCCTGGCATGAGCTGGTGGCTGGTCTTCGTCCCTCTGTTTGCCGCTGATGGCCTCAGCACCTACTTCACAGCTATTGTATCCATCCGGCTGTACCAGGAGAATGAGAAAAGGCTAGCGGTGCTGAGGCTGCTGTGGGTGCTGATGGTGCTCGGCCTCAAGCTGGTGTGTGAGGTGCTGCTGTGCCAGAAGTTGGTTGAGCAGGAACAGGCACGCGACCTGGGGTTTGGTCCTATCGTCTCACCGCTCTTCATCCTCCTGCAGCTACTGATGATCCGCTCCTGCCGTGTCAACTGA